The following are encoded in a window of Amycolatopsis lexingtonensis genomic DNA:
- a CDS encoding TetR/AcrR family transcriptional regulator, whose translation MNSTEATGRLLEAAEELFYAHGVQAVGMDAVRERSGVSLKRLYQCFPAKNDLVEAYLRRRDERWRKSLRDFVHDRGDDPLAVFGWLANWFAEPGFRGCAFINSFGEFGEPAPGIAAAIRLHKDEVRAYLRGLVSDHRLADQLFALVEGATVLAAITGDPGEANTAREAAKVLLAAQG comes from the coding sequence ATGAATTCCACGGAGGCGACCGGCCGGCTGCTCGAAGCCGCCGAAGAGCTCTTCTACGCGCACGGCGTGCAGGCGGTCGGGATGGACGCCGTCCGCGAGCGCTCCGGCGTCTCGCTCAAACGCCTCTACCAGTGCTTCCCGGCGAAGAACGACCTGGTCGAGGCCTACCTGCGACGCCGGGACGAGCGCTGGCGGAAGTCGTTGCGCGATTTCGTCCACGACCGCGGCGACGACCCGCTCGCCGTCTTCGGTTGGCTCGCGAACTGGTTCGCCGAACCCGGCTTCCGGGGTTGTGCGTTCATCAACTCCTTCGGCGAGTTCGGCGAACCGGCGCCCGGTATCGCCGCCGCGATCCGGCTGCACAAGGACGAAGTCCGGGCGTACCTGCGTGGTCTCGTTTCCGACCACCGGCTCGCCGACCAGCTGTTCGCGCTGGTCGAGGGCGCGACCGTGCTCGCCGCGATCACCGGTGACCCGGGCGAGGCGAACACGGCCCGCGAAGCCGCGAAGGTGCTGCTGGCCGCTCAGGGGTAG
- a CDS encoding SigE family RNA polymerase sigma factor, whose product MKRSEEAGYRDYVTARMEVMRRTAYLLCRDWHLADDLVSITIGKLYRHWPRARRVEHLDAYVRRILVRTWLDEKARAWRREEPADTLPEPAVLPTDDVVERLGLLELLDALPPRRRAAVVLRYYCDLSIEETAEVLECSPGTVKSQTARGLDSLRALVAASQS is encoded by the coding sequence GTGAAACGATCCGAAGAAGCGGGGTACCGCGACTACGTGACGGCGCGGATGGAGGTCATGCGCCGCACGGCCTACCTGTTGTGCCGGGATTGGCACCTCGCCGACGACCTGGTGTCGATCACGATCGGCAAGCTGTATCGGCACTGGCCGCGCGCCCGGCGCGTCGAGCACCTCGACGCGTACGTGCGCCGCATCCTCGTGCGGACGTGGCTGGACGAGAAGGCCAGGGCGTGGCGGCGCGAGGAACCGGCGGACACGCTGCCGGAGCCGGCGGTGCTGCCGACCGACGACGTCGTCGAGCGGCTCGGCCTGCTGGAGCTGCTCGACGCGCTGCCGCCGCGGCGCCGGGCCGCCGTGGTGCTGCGCTACTACTGCGACCTGTCGATCGAGGAGACCGCCGAGGTCCTCGAGTGTTCACCCGGAACCGTGAAGAGCCAGACCGCGCGCGGGCTCGACTCGCTGCGCGCGCTCGTCGCCGCGAGCCAGAGCTGA
- a CDS encoding S8 family serine peptidase: MRKPITAVVAVTLAAGVLTAPGAAAAPADRPSVAPTRITLVTGDQVLVSGADVRVLPARRDRPVPIRQYVRHGDQYVLPGDAAGLVRAGRLDEQLFNVTGLLRQGYDDARTPHIPLLVRQAGPALAARTGVTTRAAALGYTALDEPKSGAAAFWNRLATEPATLAAGGAKVWLNAKVHTSLDQSVPQIGAPAAWQASLTGRGVPVAVLDTGIAGTHPDLAGHVVLSKDFTGKGSVEDGAGHGTHVASTIAGTGAASGGKYKGVAPEASLAVGKVLDDYGDGTLDMVLAGMQWAAAEAHARVVNMSLGGGPSDGTDPLSEAVNTLSRQYGTLFVVAAGNFGSDESVSSPAAADAALAVASVSKKDVLSPFSSRGPRIGDGAAKPDVAAPGEAITAAWPGGGYQALSGTSMATPHVAGSAAILAQQHPDWTADRLKAALTSTADQVDAGPAAVGTGRVDVARATATTVTATGSASAYLPWPNRGMTKKATVTWYNSGATPVTLTLGASVEGVSFPASVTVPAGGSTPVELTFTAQDGHPGTRSGILTASGDGVTTRTALSLQQEAETYDLTVGLVDRDGKPWAPTGYPPVTIIDLDTGALTQGEPGTFRLPRGRYVVNGVIETPRPGQEPSYSFLTHPELVLDHPVTQTLDARDGKPVSLEPDNPAARGGTQSVQRLSRITSCACVFADGFDLDPRFHEAFAATVPGTSSATFAFSQERRATEPDLELTADDGQPFAVRGVWLDSAAPAGTSTLPVLFGGGGTPEDLAGIDARGKLVVVRLPLGIRIDEAYQRLVNVENAGAKLGVVTLDGGAAGTTVLGGGLPTLHLPVVWGGLSVTARRFTELAKTGHASATVVSRPFPRFRYELGDGIEGQVAAPRVQRPKTGDLAEVRTAYHDNVPGEVRYVAGREFFGRLVGYGYTEPVAAQQERVEYYSPGKWDSVWTSGFRGELTENLDLAAGKKYQLSWNKAVAGPSLRGLTVTHTGEQPRPWAWRKDGVFDLWLPLFGDAAGRPRKPESSAGDTGSVTLTKDGVAIPVEPTGEPTLARIPVPDADGGYRLTAEVHRHQDWWPLWTDVAAEWGFRSAAAADGQALPLLTVRFAPAVDLRNSAPAGRVFTFPAFVERQGGGTGTKLAVEVSTDDGRTWQPAPVLRTGDHWTVAVRNPAGGFVSLRASAADERGNTVRQTVIRAYAVG, encoded by the coding sequence ATGAGGAAACCGATCACCGCGGTCGTCGCGGTGACCCTGGCCGCGGGCGTGCTGACCGCACCCGGCGCGGCGGCCGCCCCAGCGGACCGGCCATCCGTCGCGCCGACGCGGATCACGCTGGTCACCGGCGATCAGGTGCTGGTCAGCGGCGCGGACGTCCGCGTGCTGCCCGCCCGCCGCGACCGGCCGGTGCCGATCCGGCAGTACGTCCGGCACGGCGACCAGTACGTCCTGCCCGGCGACGCCGCCGGGCTGGTTCGCGCCGGGCGGCTCGACGAGCAGCTGTTCAACGTCACCGGCCTGCTGCGCCAGGGCTACGACGACGCGCGCACCCCGCACATCCCGCTGCTGGTCCGTCAGGCCGGCCCGGCGCTCGCGGCGCGGACCGGCGTCACCACCCGGGCCGCCGCGCTCGGCTACACCGCGCTCGACGAGCCGAAGTCCGGCGCCGCGGCGTTCTGGAACCGGCTCGCCACCGAACCCGCCACGCTCGCGGCGGGCGGCGCGAAGGTGTGGCTGAACGCGAAGGTGCACACGAGCCTCGACCAGAGCGTGCCGCAGATCGGCGCGCCCGCGGCGTGGCAAGCGAGCCTGACCGGTCGCGGGGTGCCCGTCGCGGTGCTCGACACCGGGATCGCCGGCACGCACCCGGACCTGGCCGGCCACGTGGTGCTGAGCAAGGACTTCACCGGCAAGGGCAGCGTCGAGGACGGCGCCGGGCACGGCACGCACGTCGCTTCGACGATCGCCGGCACCGGCGCCGCGTCCGGCGGGAAGTACAAGGGCGTCGCACCCGAAGCGTCGCTGGCCGTCGGGAAGGTCCTCGACGACTACGGCGACGGCACGCTCGACATGGTCCTGGCCGGCATGCAGTGGGCGGCGGCAGAAGCGCACGCCCGCGTCGTGAACATGAGCCTCGGCGGCGGGCCGTCCGACGGGACCGATCCGCTGTCCGAAGCCGTGAACACCTTGTCCCGGCAGTACGGCACGCTCTTCGTCGTCGCCGCGGGCAACTTCGGCTCGGACGAATCCGTGTCGAGCCCGGCCGCGGCCGACGCGGCGCTCGCCGTGGCCAGTGTGTCCAAAAAGGACGTCCTCAGCCCGTTCTCCAGCCGTGGCCCGAGGATCGGCGACGGCGCCGCGAAGCCGGACGTCGCCGCGCCCGGCGAGGCGATCACCGCGGCCTGGCCCGGCGGCGGCTACCAGGCGCTGAGCGGGACGTCGATGGCGACGCCGCACGTCGCGGGCTCGGCCGCGATCCTCGCCCAGCAGCACCCGGACTGGACGGCGGACCGGCTCAAAGCGGCCCTCACCAGCACCGCGGACCAGGTCGACGCCGGACCGGCCGCGGTCGGCACCGGCCGCGTCGACGTCGCCCGCGCGACGGCCACGACGGTCACCGCCACCGGCAGCGCGTCGGCGTACCTCCCGTGGCCCAACCGCGGGATGACGAAGAAAGCCACTGTCACCTGGTACAACTCCGGCGCCACCCCGGTCACGCTGACGCTCGGGGCGTCCGTCGAGGGCGTGAGCTTCCCGGCGAGCGTCACCGTGCCCGCCGGGGGCAGCACCCCCGTCGAGCTGACCTTCACCGCGCAGGACGGCCACCCGGGCACCCGCTCCGGCATTCTGACCGCGAGCGGCGACGGCGTCACCACCCGGACCGCGCTGTCGCTGCAGCAGGAAGCCGAGACCTACGACCTGACCGTCGGCCTCGTGGACCGCGACGGCAAACCGTGGGCGCCGACGGGCTACCCGCCGGTGACGATCATCGACCTGGACACCGGCGCGCTCACCCAGGGCGAGCCGGGCACGTTCCGGCTGCCGCGCGGCCGGTACGTCGTCAACGGCGTCATCGAAACGCCGCGGCCGGGCCAGGAGCCGTCGTACAGCTTCCTCACGCACCCCGAACTGGTGCTGGACCACCCGGTCACGCAGACCTTGGACGCGCGCGACGGCAAGCCGGTGTCGCTGGAGCCGGACAACCCGGCCGCGCGCGGTGGCACGCAGAGCGTCCAACGGCTGAGCCGGATCACGAGCTGCGCGTGCGTCTTCGCCGACGGCTTCGACCTCGATCCACGGTTCCACGAGGCATTCGCCGCGACGGTCCCGGGTACGTCGTCGGCGACTTTTGCCTTCAGCCAGGAACGCCGGGCCACCGAGCCGGACCTGGAACTGACCGCCGACGACGGGCAGCCGTTCGCCGTCCGGGGTGTCTGGCTGGATTCGGCCGCGCCGGCCGGAACCAGCACGCTCCCGGTCCTGTTCGGCGGTGGGGGCACACCCGAGGACCTGGCCGGGATCGACGCGCGCGGCAAGCTCGTGGTCGTCCGGCTGCCGCTCGGCATCCGGATCGACGAGGCGTACCAGCGGCTGGTGAACGTCGAGAACGCCGGCGCGAAACTCGGCGTGGTCACGCTCGACGGCGGCGCGGCCGGGACCACGGTCCTCGGCGGCGGGTTGCCGACGCTGCACCTGCCGGTGGTCTGGGGCGGGTTGAGCGTCACCGCGCGGCGGTTCACGGAGCTGGCGAAGACAGGCCACGCCTCGGCGACGGTCGTCAGCCGGCCCTTTCCGCGCTTCCGCTACGAACTGGGCGACGGCATCGAGGGGCAGGTGGCGGCCCCGCGGGTGCAGCGGCCGAAGACCGGCGACCTCGCCGAAGTGCGCACCGCCTACCACGACAACGTCCCCGGCGAGGTCCGGTACGTCGCCGGGCGCGAGTTCTTCGGCCGGCTGGTCGGGTACGGCTACACCGAACCTGTTGCCGCGCAACAGGAACGCGTCGAGTACTACTCCCCCGGCAAGTGGGACAGCGTGTGGACGTCCGGGTTCCGCGGTGAGCTGACCGAGAACCTCGACCTGGCCGCGGGAAAGAAGTACCAGCTCAGCTGGAACAAGGCGGTGGCCGGGCCGTCGCTGCGCGGGCTGACCGTGACGCACACGGGCGAGCAGCCGCGGCCGTGGGCGTGGCGCAAGGACGGCGTCTTCGACCTGTGGCTGCCGCTGTTCGGCGACGCCGCCGGCCGTCCCCGCAAGCCCGAATCCAGCGCCGGGGACACGGGTTCGGTGACTCTCACGAAGGACGGCGTCGCGATCCCCGTGGAGCCGACGGGCGAACCGACGCTGGCGAGGATCCCGGTGCCGGACGCCGACGGCGGCTACCGGCTCACCGCCGAGGTGCACCGGCACCAGGACTGGTGGCCACTGTGGACGGATGTCGCCGCGGAGTGGGGGTTCCGTTCCGCGGCCGCCGCGGACGGCCAAGCCTTGCCCCTGCTGACGGTCCGGTTCGCGCCGGCGGTCGACCTGCGCAACAGCGCCCCGGCCGGCCGGGTCTTCACGTTCCC